The following are from one region of the Salvia splendens isolate huo1 chromosome 2, SspV2, whole genome shotgun sequence genome:
- the LOC121789490 gene encoding ubiquitin C-terminal hydrolase 22-like: protein MSSRNSLFTIPRPCEHLVDYKMKHGLKGYNSIQDLLRFSPCGRITIDKSQPRCSSCSGSCCGRLFMCLICSSVTCCINQESNHALLHSESVCGHEIGVDMERAELYCSVCCDQVYDLEFDRVVMCKKMLGLVRNGDNGVVESGQLRLSKRRRLDFGADLGSESVKRSVLVSKQRSKSCLPLGLRGLNNLGNTCFMNSVLQALLHAPPFRNYFLSDRHNHERCTKTSADRLCLPCDVDVIFDAVFSGDRTPYSPAKFLYSWWQHSENLASYEQQDAHEFFISMLDRIHDKLGKSSLENKGNGDCQCIAHRVFSGILRSDVTCTSCGFTSSTYDPCMDISLDLNTGASAAADFSSRPSKLNETLAGCFDLFTRPERLGPDQKLYCENCHEKQDALKQMSLKKLPLVLCLHIKRFEHSPIRKMSRKIDRHLQFPFSLDMRPYLSSSIVKKRFGNRMFSLEGEEADVSSTEFEVFAVVTHTGMLESGHYATYLRLRNQWYKCDDAWITEVDEEVVRTSQCYLMFYVQKVFYHRGSEDLGCQHMSPLADAFVPIAGCC, encoded by the exons ATGTCATCAAGAAACTCTCTCTTCACAATCCCTAGACCATGCGAGCATCTAGTGGATTACAAGATGAAGCACGGATTAAAGGGTTACAATTCGATCCAGGATTTGTTAAGGTTCAGCCCCTGTGGTAGAATAACGATTGATAAATCACAGCCCAGATGCAGTTCCTGCTCTGGCAGCTGCTGTGGCAGATTGTTTATGTGTTTGATCTGCTCCTCAGTTACATGCTGCATAAATCAAGAATCAAATCATGCCCTTTTGCACAGTGAATCTGTTTGTGGTCATGAGATTGGTGTTGATATGGAGAGGGCTGAGCTCTACTGCTCCGTGTGCTGTGATCAGGTCTATGATCTTGAATTTGATAGAGTTGTGATGTGCAAGAAAATGTTGGGGTTGGTTAGAAATGGGGATAATGGGGTTGTGGAGAGTGGTCAGCTGAGGCTGAGCAAGAGGAGGAGGTTGGATTTTGGGGCTGATTTGGGGTCGGAGAGTGTGAAGAGGTCGGTGTTGGTGAGTAAGCAGAGGTCGAAATCGTGCCTCCCGTTGGGGTTGAGGGGGTTGAACAATCTTGGGAATACTTGCTTCATGAACTCTGTGTTGCAGGCATTGCTTCATGCACCCCCTTTTAGGAATTACTTTCTCAGTGATAGGCATAACCATGAGAGGTGTACGAAGACCTCTGCTGATAGGCTGTGTTTGCCTTGTGATGTGGATGTCATCTTTGATGCTGTTTTCTCGGGTGATCGGACGCCTTACAGTCCTGCTAAGTTTCTTTACAG CTGGTGGCAGCACTCAGAGAATCTTGCTAGCTATGAGCAGCAAGACGCTCACGAGTTCTTTATCTCGATGCTAGATAGGATCCACGACAAGTTGGGGAAATCTAGTCTTGAAAATAAAG GAAATGGGGACTGCCAGTGTATTGCTCACAGGGTATTCTCAGGGATTCTGAGATCCGATGTCACGTGCACATCATGTGGGTTCACGTCTTCGACCTATGATCCGTGCATGGACATCTCCCTCGACTTGAACACAGGCGCCTCCGCTGCAGCTGACTTCAGCAGCCGACCAAGTAAGCTGAATGAGACCTTAGCAGGCTGCTTCGACCTCTTCACGAGGCCGGAGAGGTTGGGACCAGACCAGAAACTCTACTGCGAGAACTGCCACGAGAAGCAGGATGCGCTAAAGCAGATGTCTCTGAAGAAGCTCCCGCTCGTCCTGTGCCTCCACATCAAGCGATTTGAGCATTCCCCAATCAGGAAAATGTCGAGGAAGATCGATCGGCATCTGCAGTTCCCATTCTCCTTGGACATGAGGCCTTATCTGTCCTCTTCTATAGTGAAGAAGAGATTCGGGAATAGGATGTTTTCTTTAGAGGGAGAGGAAGCAGATGTTTCTTCGACTGAGTTTGAGGTTTTTGCAGTGGTGACTCACACTGGGATGTTGGAATCTGGGCATTATGCGACGTATCTAAGGCTGAGAAACCAGTGGTATAAGTGTGATGATGCCTGGATCACAGAAGTTGATGAAGAAGTGGTTAGAACTTCACAGTGCTACTTGATGTTTTATGTGCAGAAGGTGTTTTACCACAGAGGGAGTGAAGATCTCGGGTGCCAGCACATGTCACCACTGGCAGACGCATTCGTCCCTATAGCTGGCTGTTGCTAG
- the LOC121774361 gene encoding mediator of RNA polymerase II transcription subunit 30-like yields MKFETCLGKRKLKAKSTSSSAIITNDVSPASSSASQHRDSFEIGGGAIDQARLHYKKASVASLRSVLLAISNAHKSESVLTSTSGSASELILRTELAEKNKYLNILIDQLRGLLGDISTWQSHCRV; encoded by the exons ATGAAATTTGAAACTTGT ttaggtaaaagaaaattaaaggcCAAAAGCACCTCCTCCTCCGCTATCATCACTAACGACGTCTCTCCTGCGTCTTCCTCCGCCTCTCAGCATCGCGATAGCTTCGAGATCGGCGGAGGCGCCATCGACCAAGCTCGGCTGCACTATAAAAAGGCCTCCGTCGCGTCTCTACGTTCAGTCCTCCTCGCTATTTCCAATGCGCACAAG TCCGAATCAGTTTTGACAAGCACTTCAGGATCAGCATCCGAGCTTATCTTAAGAACG GAACTTGCAGAGAAGAACAAGTATCTCAATATTCTGATCGATCAGCTCCGTGGCCTTTTAGGCGATATATCCACGTGGCAAAGTCATTGCAGAGTATGA
- the LOC121789498 gene encoding enhancer of rudimentary homolog gives MSNRHTIILMQTSQHRGSRTFMDYESISQAMDGICGLYERKLKDLNPAIRNITYDISDLYNFFDGLADLSALVYDHSIQAYLPYDRQWIKQKTLQNLKKLAQ, from the exons ATG TCTAATAGGCATACTATTATTCTGATGCAAACATCCCAACACAGAGGATCCCGCACGTTCATGGACTATGAGTCGATCAGCCAAGCAATGGATG GAATATGTGGACTGTATGAACGAAAACTGAAGGATCTAAATCCAGCCATAAGAAATATCACATATGATATCTCAGATTTGTACAATTTCTTCGATGGACTTGCTGATTTGAGTGCATTAGT CTACGATCACTCAATTCAGGCATATCTTCCATACGATAGACAATGGATCAAGCAGAAAACGTTGCAGAACTTGAAGAAATTGGCTCAGTGA
- the LOC121761676 gene encoding ER membrane protein complex subunit 4-like encodes MDKGKSVMGSGRRWAVGFTDNSASSSSRDIPDPPGFTRASQDQDDSAVSKQKKDAEPNWKAQKAWEVAQAPFKNLMMMGFMMWMAGSTVHLFSIGITFSALLQPVNALRGVGKMFEPYKDHKVDLLAPKLVFIALNVAALGLGVWKLNTLGLLPTHLSDWVSSLPPPQEVEYSGGGIPF; translated from the exons ATGGACAAGGGGAAATCAGTGATGGGTTCGGGCCGGCGATGGGCCGTCGGATTCACGGACAATTCGGCGTCCTCGTCGTCACGTGATATTCCGGATCCACCGGGCTTCACTCGGGCCTCCCAAGATCAG GATGATTCAGCTGTGAGCAAGCAGAAGAAGGACGCTGAGCCAAATTGGAAAGCTCAG AAAGCATGGGAGGTCGCACAAGCACCCTTTAAGAATTTGATGATGATGGGATTCATGATGTGGATGGCCGGAAGCACGGTTCATCTATTCAGCATTGGCATAACATTTTCAGCTCTTCTACAGCCAGTCAACGCACTTCGTGGGGTTGGAAAAA TGTTTGAGCCATATAAGGACCACAAAGTCGACCTTCTAGCACCTAAGCTAGTATTCATCGCCCTTAATGTGGCAGCATTAGGGCTGGGCGTCTGGAAG CTTAACACACTCGGTCTTCTTCCAACTCATTTATCGGATTGGGTTTCATCCCTGCCCCCACCACAG GAGGTTGAGTATTCTGGCGGAGGTATCCCGTTTTAA